A window from Candidatus Latescibacterota bacterium encodes these proteins:
- a CDS encoding tetratricopeptide repeat protein: MPEFLGPYQLKRLLGEGGMGQVYEALDRRDGSRVAVKLLRGGAMATDREKELFAREARAGMELEHPGLVRVLAVNIAEGVQPYLAMEYLPGPSLKGVLGEGGLAPLNALALAEAILDALAYVHRQGVVHRDIKTGNIMLDAAGRPRLMDFGLTTFGDETSLSRTGVVFGSPHYMSPEQGLGEGLDARSDLFSFCVTLFELLTGRLPFRGGNPLAVIYAIINEEPLPLRRLKPELPEALDWVLARGLAKRRPERYQSAEALADDLRQVTELLRGRRAPDALALSARPGRGTVGEELFPLPLVGRDDELAALQRALRGDGPPLHFLAGEAGAGKTRLVREAALRLGSAAPALLVGRTPPGREGFPYQPWLEALRPALESRELRSAANLAAFLARAGGASDGADARARLLHPFLAGEGGARIENRAQLFEGLRQLLAALAAEEPVAVWLEDLHRGDQASLDLLAFLSRGRPGELPPFLLSYRPEELSEEEGLEPLLRELKADGRAAVVELGRLSPAAVAELVAVALPGVAERERAAARLHVESGGNPFVLRELLQLLDSRARQADPDGATLAPDSLPTTTLDPDPERWELPLPERIVDLVEHRLAGLAPEERELLELAAVEGEAFSPEVLAAVLEERKLRVLRRLQGLERRTRLVQAREGRYLFDHAIVRRALYDGLGDSLRREYHLEVGEYLVRSGADQAENAAATARHFDAADEPRRALPFHLAAGRHARTLYAPRAARRHLERARDEADLWFLEDPQGEARGLRGDILRELGLLEQTEGRYDRAETLFSGAASLLTPMLDESRRAELERLRGECLHYAGQPEDAARAFATALTHCPNAARAERARILRSRAYMQARANRWDEALASCQAALLLSEGERADQMAIRHTLGTIHLQRGELETARTIFAEVVAEASRDEEQYLRTAALANLGTVLWRLGEADEALRCLEESRALRRRLGLVIEYAQILMNLAIIRTKTGELETARALLDESRELKERIGDAAGLASTENSLGTLAIRAGQLPKAIEHFRRAAALHRDGHNRARAAVALHNLGEALLDLGRLDEAAGPLAESRAVREELALEAALVSSLRAEARLASARGDVAGAGALFDAAAALAVSAGSPDEGLKVACDRLGHQLGCEGADVAAATLAALKAEHVPWPPAGMEFEFALLEARIARRQGAPAADAFAALLHEVDGARDPYRRLLLLRERLAGDGAADAALAAELDALSARPDFAWLSAVAEPPAT, encoded by the coding sequence ATGCCCGAATTCCTGGGTCCTTACCAGCTCAAACGGCTGCTGGGCGAGGGCGGCATGGGACAGGTCTACGAGGCCCTGGACCGCCGCGACGGCTCGCGCGTGGCCGTCAAGCTCCTGCGCGGCGGGGCGATGGCCACCGACCGCGAGAAGGAGCTCTTCGCGCGCGAGGCGCGGGCGGGCATGGAGCTCGAGCACCCCGGCCTCGTGCGCGTGCTGGCGGTGAACATCGCCGAGGGCGTGCAGCCCTACCTGGCGATGGAGTACCTGCCGGGGCCGTCGCTCAAGGGGGTGCTCGGCGAGGGCGGCCTCGCGCCGCTCAACGCGCTGGCGCTGGCCGAGGCGATCCTCGACGCGCTCGCCTACGTGCACCGGCAGGGCGTCGTGCACCGGGACATCAAGACGGGCAACATCATGCTCGACGCGGCCGGCCGGCCGCGCCTCATGGACTTCGGCCTCACCACCTTCGGCGACGAGACCAGCCTCTCGCGCACCGGCGTCGTCTTCGGCTCGCCGCACTACATGTCGCCCGAGCAGGGCCTCGGCGAGGGCCTGGACGCGCGCAGCGACCTGTTCTCCTTCTGCGTCACCCTCTTCGAGCTGCTCACGGGCCGCCTGCCCTTCCGCGGGGGCAACCCGCTGGCGGTGATCTACGCGATCATCAACGAGGAACCGCTGCCCCTGCGGCGCCTCAAGCCCGAACTCCCCGAGGCGCTCGACTGGGTGCTGGCGCGCGGCCTGGCCAAGCGGCGTCCGGAGCGCTACCAGAGCGCGGAAGCCCTGGCCGACGACCTCCGCCAGGTCACCGAACTGCTCCGGGGACGCCGCGCACCCGACGCGCTCGCGCTCAGCGCGCGGCCCGGCCGCGGCACCGTGGGCGAGGAGCTCTTCCCGCTGCCGCTGGTCGGCCGCGACGACGAACTCGCCGCCCTGCAGCGCGCGCTGCGCGGCGACGGACCGCCGTTGCACTTCCTCGCCGGCGAGGCGGGCGCTGGCAAGACGCGACTCGTGCGCGAGGCGGCGCTGCGCCTGGGCTCGGCGGCGCCCGCGCTGCTCGTGGGCCGCACGCCGCCCGGCCGCGAGGGCTTTCCCTACCAGCCCTGGCTCGAGGCGCTGCGCCCGGCGCTCGAGTCCCGCGAGCTGCGTTCGGCCGCCAACCTGGCGGCTTTCCTCGCCCGCGCCGGCGGCGCGAGCGACGGCGCCGATGCCCGCGCGCGCCTGCTGCATCCCTTCCTCGCGGGTGAGGGCGGCGCGCGCATCGAGAACCGCGCCCAGCTCTTCGAAGGGCTGCGGCAGCTGCTGGCCGCGCTGGCGGCCGAGGAGCCGGTGGCCGTCTGGCTCGAGGACCTGCACCGCGGCGACCAGGCCAGCCTCGACCTGCTGGCCTTCCTCTCCCGCGGCCGTCCCGGCGAGCTGCCGCCCTTCCTGCTCAGCTACCGTCCCGAGGAGCTGAGCGAGGAGGAGGGCCTCGAGCCGCTGCTGCGGGAACTCAAGGCGGACGGCCGCGCCGCCGTCGTCGAGCTGGGTCGCCTCAGCCCCGCGGCGGTGGCCGAGCTGGTGGCGGTGGCGCTGCCGGGCGTCGCCGAGCGCGAGCGCGCGGCGGCGCGTCTCCACGTGGAGAGCGGCGGCAATCCCTTCGTGCTGCGCGAGCTGCTCCAGCTGCTGGACAGCCGCGCGCGGCAGGCCGATCCCGACGGCGCGACGCTCGCGCCGGACAGCCTGCCCACCACGACCCTGGATCCCGATCCCGAGCGCTGGGAGCTGCCGCTGCCCGAGCGCATCGTGGACCTCGTGGAGCATCGGCTGGCGGGTCTTGCGCCCGAAGAGCGCGAGCTGCTGGAGCTGGCGGCGGTGGAGGGCGAGGCCTTCAGCCCCGAGGTGCTGGCCGCGGTGCTCGAGGAGCGCAAGCTGCGCGTGCTGCGGCGGCTGCAGGGGCTCGAGCGGCGGACGCGTCTCGTACAGGCGCGCGAGGGGCGCTACCTCTTCGATCACGCCATCGTGCGGCGGGCGCTCTACGACGGCCTCGGCGACTCGCTGCGCCGCGAGTACCACCTGGAGGTGGGCGAGTACCTCGTGCGCAGCGGCGCCGACCAGGCCGAGAACGCCGCGGCCACGGCGCGTCACTTCGACGCGGCCGACGAACCCCGCCGCGCGCTGCCCTTCCACCTGGCCGCGGGACGTCACGCGCGCACGCTCTACGCGCCACGCGCCGCCCGCCGCCACCTGGAGCGCGCGCGCGACGAGGCCGACCTCTGGTTCCTCGAGGACCCGCAGGGTGAGGCGCGCGGACTGCGCGGGGACATCCTCCGCGAGCTGGGCCTGCTGGAGCAGACCGAGGGCCGCTACGACCGCGCCGAGACGCTCTTCAGCGGCGCCGCCAGCCTGCTCACGCCGATGCTCGACGAGAGCCGCCGCGCCGAGCTCGAGCGCCTGCGCGGCGAGTGCCTGCACTACGCCGGTCAGCCCGAGGACGCGGCCCGCGCCTTCGCCACGGCGCTGACCCACTGCCCCAATGCCGCCCGCGCCGAGCGCGCGCGCATCCTCCGCAGCCGCGCCTACATGCAGGCCCGGGCCAACCGCTGGGACGAGGCCCTCGCCTCCTGCCAGGCCGCCCTGCTGCTGAGCGAGGGGGAGCGCGCCGACCAGATGGCCATCCGCCACACGCTCGGCACGATCCATCTGCAGCGGGGCGAGCTCGAGACGGCGCGGACGATCTTCGCAGAGGTGGTGGCGGAGGCGAGCCGCGACGAGGAGCAGTACCTGCGCACGGCGGCGCTCGCCAATCTGGGGACGGTGCTCTGGCGTCTGGGCGAGGCCGATGAGGCGCTGCGCTGCCTCGAGGAGAGCCGCGCGCTGCGTCGCCGCCTCGGCCTCGTGATCGAGTACGCCCAGATCCTGATGAACCTGGCCATCATCCGCACGAAGACCGGCGAGCTGGAGACCGCGCGCGCGCTGCTCGACGAATCCCGCGAGCTGAAGGAACGGATCGGAGACGCCGCCGGACTGGCGTCGACGGAGAACAGCCTGGGCACGCTGGCCATTCGTGCGGGGCAGCTGCCGAAGGCCATCGAGCACTTCCGGCGCGCGGCGGCGCTGCACCGGGACGGCCACAACCGCGCCCGCGCCGCCGTGGCCCTGCACAACCTCGGCGAGGCGCTCCTCGACCTGGGCCGCCTCGACGAAGCGGCGGGACCCTTGGCCGAGTCGCGCGCCGTGCGTGAAGAGCTCGCGCTCGAAGCCGCGCTGGTGTCCAGCCTGCGGGCCGAGGCCAGGCTCGCGTCCGCGCGCGGGGACGTGGCCGGCGCCGGTGCGCTCTTCGACGCCGCGGCGGCGCTGGCCGTCAGCGCCGGGAGTCCGGACGAGGGCCTCAAGGTGGCCTGCGACCGGCTGGGGCATCAGCTGGGGTGCGAGGGCGCGGACGTGGCGGCGGCCACGCTCGCCGCGCTCAAGGCGGAGCATGTGCCGTGGCCGCCGGCGGGGATGGAGTTCGAGTTCGCGCTGCTGGAAGCGCGCATCGCGCGGCGGCAGGGCGCGCCGGCGGCGGACGCCTTCGCCGCCCTGCTGCACGAGGTGGACGGCGCGCGCGATCCCTATCGCCGGCTGCTGCTCCTGCGGGAGCGGCTCGCGGGCGACGGCGCGGCGGACGCCGCGCTCGCCGCGGAACTCGACGCGCTCTCGGCGCGGCCCGACTTCGCGTGGCTCTCCGCGGTCGCCGAGCCGCCCGCTACTTGA
- a CDS encoding T9SS type A sorting domain-containing protein, protein MIRRHRRSLAALALLGCAVFVADVAAARTARVAFVDDDWDPIERGVRNNDPGFEVYILEALDILGYDTVVYEIQPDSGPPHLPQPQELASYPLVIWNCGAETDIALSYDERQLLRYYRSRGGKLMLLGQGILNSFDKLLRDNPNDEEVLDFLHNVIGVADYGLDMWVQRVIPDHEVPYLDQLGSVPLETDGLPVPDPTLGDVFFPEQGFRSLLTGYLQSGSLFPVASNQYLPRPLHFQSVLMEAIADPYLRALYIDAYARWLGFEGDDLMDFMSGPEALSLADDCPPHSVQWSSALNAMTFESWGSAVCDTRWKMSLQPSGSGCPDWTIRQSHQITDIGYDSEMVLLELLGGIDLIRVSAFPAPNGGPSYYLRYTIISNGETLEDQLYPSLPPGETVRLNLSQSGPDLEFSVLNADGYVLGLDLQPGYVPDFETLSLIAVGHEAANATPIRGWIDDLSFEGCLALSTTEVDETPAATARIDAFPNPFNPSTHIRVELGAAGPVDVAVHDLLGRRVRTLARGDRPAGLLELDWDGRDDGGQRLGSGVYLLRVTDGEGSRAAKLVMLK, encoded by the coding sequence ATGATCCGTCGTCATCGCCGGAGCCTGGCGGCGCTAGCGCTGCTCGGCTGCGCAGTGTTCGTCGCCGACGTCGCCGCCGCGCGAACCGCCCGCGTCGCCTTCGTGGACGACGACTGGGATCCCATCGAGCGTGGCGTCCGCAACAACGATCCCGGCTTCGAGGTCTACATCCTCGAGGCGCTGGACATCCTGGGCTACGACACGGTCGTCTACGAGATCCAGCCCGACAGCGGCCCGCCTCACCTGCCGCAGCCGCAGGAGCTGGCCAGCTACCCGCTGGTCATCTGGAACTGCGGGGCGGAGACCGACATCGCCCTCAGCTACGACGAGCGCCAGCTCCTGCGCTACTACCGCTCACGGGGCGGGAAGCTGATGCTGCTCGGCCAGGGTATCCTCAACTCCTTCGACAAGCTGCTGCGCGACAACCCCAACGACGAGGAAGTGCTCGACTTCCTCCACAACGTGATCGGCGTGGCGGACTACGGCCTCGACATGTGGGTGCAGCGCGTCATCCCCGACCACGAGGTGCCCTACCTGGACCAGCTCGGCAGCGTGCCCCTCGAGACCGACGGCCTGCCCGTTCCCGATCCGACCCTCGGTGACGTCTTCTTCCCCGAGCAGGGCTTCCGCAGCCTGCTCACGGGCTACCTGCAGAGCGGGTCGCTCTTTCCCGTCGCCTCGAACCAGTACCTGCCGCGGCCGCTGCACTTCCAGTCGGTGCTGATGGAGGCCATCGCCGACCCCTATCTGCGGGCCCTCTACATCGACGCCTATGCCCGCTGGCTGGGCTTCGAGGGCGACGACCTCATGGACTTCATGAGCGGTCCCGAGGCGCTGAGCCTCGCCGACGACTGCCCACCCCACAGCGTGCAGTGGAGCAGCGCGCTCAACGCCATGACCTTCGAGAGCTGGGGCAGCGCCGTCTGCGACACGCGCTGGAAGATGTCCCTGCAGCCCAGCGGCAGCGGCTGCCCAGACTGGACGATCCGCCAGAGCCATCAGATCACGGACATCGGCTACGACAGCGAGATGGTGCTGCTCGAGCTGCTCGGGGGGATCGACCTCATCCGCGTGAGCGCCTTCCCGGCGCCCAACGGCGGTCCCAGCTACTACCTTCGCTACACGATCATCAGCAACGGTGAGACGCTCGAGGATCAGCTCTACCCGTCCCTCCCGCCGGGCGAGACCGTGCGCCTGAACCTGAGCCAGTCCGGTCCAGACCTCGAGTTCTCCGTGCTGAACGCCGATGGCTACGTCCTCGGCCTCGACCTCCAGCCGGGCTACGTCCCTGACTTCGAGACGCTGAGCCTGATCGCGGTGGGCCACGAGGCGGCCAACGCAACGCCGATTCGCGGCTGGATCGACGACCTCAGCTTCGAGGGCTGCCTCGCGCTCTCCACCACCGAGGTCGACGAGACCCCCGCCGCCACCGCCCGCATCGACGCCTTCCCGAATCCGTTCAACCCGAGCACGCACATTCGCGTCGAGCTGGGCGCCGCCGGGCCCGTGGACGTCGCCGTCCACGACCTGCTCGGCCGCCGGGTGCGCACCCTCGCCCGCGGCGACCGGCCCGCCGGTCTGCTGGAGCTCGACTGGGACGGCCGCGACGACGGCGGCCAGCGCCTCGGCAGCGGGGTCTACCTGCTGCGCGTGACGGACGGCGAGGGCAGTCGCGCCGCGAAGCTGGTGATGCTCAAGTAG
- a CDS encoding glycosyltransferase family 39 protein produces the protein MTDRPAKRTLPSLLLFLVSSALAAILRIVYLLPLRGNPLFDDAHKDSVEYVDRAREILAGQFWGQGVYFHSAPLYPYFLALVLGPGSATGLWWVRVVQALLSGVTAGLLALTARRLFGAAAGVATAVLAVLYAPFLFYAGELLEITLTLFFLALMAWVLARETLGWAHLLGAGLCLGAASLGKPNLLILLPVILVWLGFLRTRPAAWPWRRGLVFVAGVLVLVAPITLRNRIVGDDWVLISSNGGINLFIGNNPASSGGFQVPTAMQYDLETSSQRVASEALKRPVKPSEASRFWTGRAWAFFTKRPGQAARLIARKAGLLIGAYEIPNHFNIYFFREYLAPTLRWPLVWYTLVLPFGVLGMIFGLRRNGRSALAGACLLAIAATVLLFFVTSRYRLPMLVWLLPFAGYGVVLLVGIVRERRWRLLPLPLVVLVATSALMRLPLVGVKDFHEDWLSLATYWSKQGDWEKSAQYCQQALRENMGSAQAWQNLGYAYTQRGRDYEDMDRAEECFYKAIQLDPTQGFAYGNLAYVYFTWDRPELFNVCLDRALTLDPALRQPLEHMVTFRDIKLKDWRSRAESQLATVERELAKNPTNERTRMDLGRILGLRLERYDDALRVLASIPDSSLAADSILGERTDVMIRRIQRAKQYTPLLRQPLPGGLKALRLGDSEAGR, from the coding sequence ATGACCGACCGCCCAGCCAAGCGCACGCTGCCGTCCCTGCTCCTCTTTCTCGTGAGCAGCGCCCTGGCGGCGATCCTCCGAATCGTGTATCTGCTTCCCCTGCGCGGGAATCCGCTCTTCGACGACGCCCACAAGGACTCCGTCGAGTACGTCGACCGGGCCCGGGAGATCCTGGCGGGGCAGTTCTGGGGTCAGGGCGTCTACTTCCACTCGGCGCCGCTCTATCCCTACTTCCTCGCGCTGGTCCTGGGGCCGGGGAGCGCTACCGGACTCTGGTGGGTGAGGGTCGTGCAGGCCCTGCTCTCGGGCGTCACGGCGGGGCTTCTGGCGCTCACGGCGCGACGGCTCTTCGGCGCGGCGGCCGGCGTGGCCACGGCCGTGCTGGCCGTCCTCTACGCGCCCTTCCTCTTCTACGCGGGCGAGTTGCTGGAGATCACGCTCACGCTGTTCTTCCTCGCCCTGATGGCTTGGGTCCTCGCGCGCGAGACCCTCGGTTGGGCGCATCTCCTCGGCGCGGGTCTCTGCCTGGGCGCGGCGTCGCTGGGCAAGCCCAACCTGCTGATCCTGCTGCCCGTGATCCTGGTGTGGCTCGGCTTCCTGCGGACGCGCCCGGCCGCCTGGCCGTGGCGGCGGGGGCTGGTCTTCGTCGCCGGTGTGCTGGTCCTCGTGGCGCCGATCACCCTGCGCAACCGGATCGTGGGCGACGACTGGGTGCTCATCAGCAGCAACGGCGGCATCAACCTGTTCATCGGCAACAACCCGGCGTCCTCGGGCGGCTTCCAGGTGCCGACCGCCATGCAGTACGACCTGGAGACGTCGAGCCAGCGCGTGGCGTCCGAGGCGCTGAAGCGGCCGGTCAAGCCCTCCGAGGCGAGCCGCTTCTGGACCGGGCGCGCCTGGGCCTTCTTCACCAAGCGCCCCGGACAGGCGGCCAGGCTGATCGCCCGCAAGGCGGGGCTGCTCATCGGGGCCTACGAGATTCCCAACCACTTCAACATCTACTTCTTCAGGGAGTACCTCGCGCCCACGCTGCGCTGGCCGCTGGTCTGGTACACGCTGGTCCTGCCCTTCGGCGTCCTGGGGATGATCTTCGGCCTTCGCCGCAACGGCCGCAGCGCGCTCGCCGGCGCCTGTCTGCTCGCGATCGCGGCGACGGTGCTGCTGTTCTTCGTCACCAGCCGCTACCGGCTGCCGATGCTGGTCTGGCTGCTGCCCTTCGCGGGCTACGGCGTGGTGCTGCTGGTGGGGATCGTGCGCGAGCGGCGGTGGCGTCTGCTGCCGCTCCCGCTGGTCGTGCTGGTGGCCACGAGTGCGCTGATGCGTCTGCCGCTGGTGGGGGTGAAGGACTTCCACGAGGACTGGCTCTCGCTCGCCACGTACTGGAGCAAGCAGGGCGACTGGGAGAAGTCGGCCCAGTACTGCCAGCAGGCGCTGCGCGAGAACATGGGCTCGGCGCAGGCCTGGCAGAATCTCGGCTACGCCTACACGCAGCGCGGACGGGACTACGAGGACATGGATCGCGCCGAGGAGTGCTTCTACAAGGCGATCCAGCTCGATCCCACGCAGGGCTTCGCCTACGGCAACCTGGCCTACGTCTACTTCACCTGGGACCGGCCGGAGCTGTTCAACGTGTGCCTGGACCGCGCGCTGACGCTGGATCCTGCGCTGCGGCAGCCGCTGGAGCACATGGTCACGTTCCGCGACATCAAGTTGAAGGACTGGCGAAGCCGCGCCGAGTCCCAGCTCGCGACCGTGGAGCGGGAGCTGGCGAAGAACCCCACGAACGAGCGCACGCGGATGGACCTCGGACGCATCCTCGGCCTCCGCCTCGAGCGCTACGACGACGCGCTGCGGGTGCTCGCGAGCATCCCCGACAGCTCGCTGGCCGCCGACAGCATTCTGGGCGAGCGGACGGACGTCATGATCCGCCGCATCCAGCGCGCGAAGCAGTACACGCCGCTGCTGAGGCAGCCGCTGCCCGGCGGGCTGAAGGCGCTCAGGCTGGGGGATTCCGAGGCGGGTCGCTAG
- the amrA gene encoding AmmeMemoRadiSam system protein A, with amino-acid sequence MDPTLARQLLGLARWTLERWSAGLPWREGGPALHGTVDTPVDGLFVTLRAGGALRGCIGTVARQPSLDATLRDMAVKAAASDPRFPPVTADELAGLHISVSILTPPTPVDDPGEILVGRDGLILERGSRKGLLLPEVATDYGWDRDRFLDEVCQKAFLPPGAWREADARLYRFQSEHAGEDEPSDPPRNPPA; translated from the coding sequence GTGGACCCCACCCTCGCTCGACAGCTGCTCGGCCTCGCGCGCTGGACGCTCGAACGCTGGAGCGCGGGCCTGCCCTGGCGCGAGGGAGGCCCCGCCCTGCATGGCACGGTCGACACGCCCGTCGACGGCCTCTTCGTCACCCTGCGCGCCGGTGGCGCGCTTCGCGGCTGCATCGGCACCGTGGCGCGGCAGCCGTCGCTGGACGCGACGCTCCGCGACATGGCCGTCAAGGCCGCCGCCAGCGACCCGCGCTTTCCTCCTGTCACCGCCGACGAACTCGCCGGCCTGCACATCTCGGTGAGCATCCTCACGCCGCCGACGCCCGTGGACGACCCGGGCGAGATCCTGGTCGGGCGGGACGGGCTCATCCTCGAACGGGGGAGCCGCAAGGGCCTGCTGCTGCCGGAGGTGGCGACGGACTACGGCTGGGATCGCGACCGCTTCCTCGACGAGGTCTGCCAGAAGGCGTTCCTGCCGCCCGGCGCGTGGCGCGAAGCCGACGCTCGTCTCTACCGCTTCCAGAGCGAGCACGCCGGCGAGGACGAACCTAGCGACCCGCCTCGGAATCCCCCAGCCTGA